Proteins encoded in a region of the Solanum dulcamara chromosome 9, daSolDulc1.2, whole genome shotgun sequence genome:
- the LOC129902401 gene encoding putative serine carboxypeptidase-like 23, giving the protein MVKTSYFFFFFLALLALSNLVHCYKPKSLKPIAHYFKQNLEKTTNTNYYPEFNSCSTFVSQRTSPVHFGTQNSPKENDKIENLPGQPEGVDFNQYSGYVTVDSSAGRALFYYFVESPQNSASKPLVLWLNGGPGCSSLGGAFGELGPFRVNKYGTLQRNQFSWISEANIIFLESPVGVGFSYTNTSFDYNFSGDRTTGRDSYTFLVNWLERFPEYKASDFYLTGESYAGHYVPQLAQLILQHNNYAKKTINIINLKGIAIGNAYVDFESNMKGTTEYYWSHALISDELYNRIISTCNFSTPSSASKKCNAYLDQIDEEIGNIFLYNIYAPLCLNGSPSSTTISEVDPCLPNYIQSYFNIPEVQKAMHANVTKLPYPWESCNDTLNLSWKDRPLSVLPLLHQLMKSGLRVWLCSGDMDVVVPVTDTRHAIKKLNLSVKTSWYPWYLQGEVGGYVEEYENLTLVTIRGAGHFVPTYQPNRALAFFSHFLSGKLPPKK; this is encoded by the exons ATGGTTAAAACatcatatttcttcttctttttcctagCCTTGTTAGCTTTATCTAATTTAGTGCATTGTTATAAACCTAAAAGCCTAAAGCCAATTGCTCATTATTTCAAGCAAAACTTAGAAAAAACTACTAATACTAATTATTATCCAGAATTTAATAGTTGTAGTACATTTGTATCACAAAGGACTTCTCCAGTACATTTTGGGACTCAAAATTCACCCAAAGAGAATGATAAAATTGAAAACTTACCAGGTCAACCAGAAGGTGTAGATTTTAACCAGTATTCAGGATATGTTACAGTTGATTCAAGTGCTGGTAGAGCTTTGTTTTATTATTTCGTCGAATCACCTCAAAATTCTGCTTCTAAGCCTCTTGTCTTATGGCTCAATGGAG GACCAGGTTGTTCCTCACTTGGAGGAGCATTTGGAGAACTTGGGCCATTTAGAGTTAACAAATATGGTACTCTACAGAGGAATCAATTTTCATGGATTTCTG AGGCCAACATAATATTTCTCGAATCCCCAGTTGGCGTTGGATTTTCATATACAAACACAAGTTTTGACTACAATTTTAGCGGAGACAGAACAACAGGTCGTGATTCTTATACCTTTCTAGTCAATTGGCTCGAACGATTTCCAGAATATAAAGCTAGTGACTTTTACCTTACTGGAGAGAGCTACGCAGGACATTACGTTCCTCAACTTGCTCAGCTTATACTTCAGCACAACAATTACGCGAAAAAGACTATTAATATTATCAATTTGAAAGGAATTGCT ATTGGCAATGCCTATGTTGATTTTGAATCCAACATGAAAGGAACGACAGAGTATTACTGGTCTCATGCTCTAATTTCAGATGAATTATACAACAGAATCATATCAACCTGTAATTTTTCTACTCCATCGTCTGCATCTAAGAAATGCAACGCGTATTTGGACCAAATCGATGAAGAAATTGGAAATATCTTTCTCTACAACATCTACGCGCCATTGTGCCTCAATGGATCACCTTCAAGTACTACA ATATCGGAAGTTGATCCGTGCCTTCCAAATTATATTCAGTCCTACTTTAACATACCAGAAGTTCAGAAGGCGATGCACGCTAACGTTACAAAACTTCCTTATCCATGGGAAAGCTGCAA TGACACACTTAATCTCAGCTGGAAAGATAGACCATTGAGTGTCTTGCCACTTTTACATCAGTTGATGAAGAGTGGATTAAGGGTTTGGCTGTGTAG TGGTGACATGGATGTTGTAGTGCCAGTGACAGATACAAGGCATGCTATAAAGAAGTTAAACTTATCAGTTAAGACATCTTGGTACCCTTGGTACTTACAGGGAGAG GTTGGTGGATATGTGGAGGAATATGAAAACTTGACATTGGTGACAATAAGAGGAGCAGGGCATTTTGTTCCAACGTATCAACCAAATCGAGCTTTGGCTTTTTTCTCCCATTTTCTTAGTGGAAAGCTTCCCCCTAAGAAGTAA
- the LOC129904730 gene encoding uroporphyrinogen-III synthase, chloroplastic isoform X1: MSSLSSFSPPLTSSSSSATQQRRSCFRRSYRGGACVSLSSVTISCSTKDPKVVVTRERGKNGKLINALVRHGIDSLEFPLIQHMHLPDLDRLTSILSEATFDWIIITSPEAGKVFLDAWKAAGTPSVRVGVVGSGTACVFDEAVQSSKQYLDVAFAPSKATGKFLALELPKNGKDKCTVLYPASAKASTDIEEGLFGRGFEVTRLNTYTTAPVDHVDQYFLELALSAPVVAVASPSALRVWASLIPTSRQWDNAVACIGETTASAAKRLGFRNIYYPTSPGLEGWVSSVLEALEVREQVQKV; encoded by the exons ATGTCTTCTCTCTCCTCCTTCTCTCCTCCGTTGACGTCGTCGTCTTCTTCCGCAACGCAGCAGCGGCGGAGTTGCTTCCGTCGTTCATACAGAGGCGGCGCGTGCGTTTCACTTTCATCGGTCACAATTTCGTGCTCGACGAAGGATCCGAAAGTTGTTGTCACCAGAGAACGCGGCAAGAATGGCAAGCTCATCAATGCTCTG GTCAGACATGGGATTGATTCTCTTGAGTTTCCTCTCATTCAGCACATGCACTTACCTGATCTAGACAGACTCACGTCTATATTAAGTG AGGCCACGTTTGACTGGATTATCATTACTTCACCAGAGGCGGGAAAGGTTTTTCTTGATGCTTGGAA AGCTGCTGGGACTCCATCTGTCAGAGTAGGGGTCGTTGGATCTGGTACAGCTTGCGTATTTGATGAAGCTGTTCAGTCTTCAAAGCAGTATCTTGATGTGGCATTTGCACCATCGAAGG CAACTGGCAAATTTTTAGCTTTAGAGCTTCCAAAGAATGGAAAGGACAAGTGCACTGTTCTCTATCCTGCTTCAGCAAAAGCCAGCACTGACATTG AGGAAGGACTTTTTGGGCGGGGATTCGAGGTTACTCGGCTGAACACATACACAAcg GCACCAGTTGATCATGTTGATCAATATTTTCTTGAACTAGCACTCTCTGCTCCTGTTGTTGCTGTAGCATCTCCTTCTGCCCTCAG GGTATGGGCTAGTCTTATTCCTACATCGAGACAGTGGGACAATGCTGTTGCATGTATTGGGGAGACGACAGCTTCTGCAGCTAAAAGACTTGGGTTCAGAAATATATACTATCCAACAAGTCCTGGTCTTGAAGG GTGGGTAAGCAGCGTTCTGGAAGCATTAGAAGTCCGCGAGCAAGTCCAAAAGGTCTAA
- the LOC129904730 gene encoding uroporphyrinogen-III synthase, chloroplastic isoform X2, producing MSSLSSFSPPLTSSSSSATQQRRSCFRRSYRGGACVSLSSVTISCSTKDPKVVVTRERGKNGKLINALVRHGIDSLEFPLIQHMHLPDLDRLTSILSEATFDWIIITSPEAGKVFLDAWKAAGTPSVRVGVVGSGTACVFDEAVQSSKQYLDVAFAPSKATGKFLALELPKNGKDKCTVLYPASAKASTDIEEGLFGRGFEVTRLNTYTTAPVDHVDQYFLELALSAPVVAVASPSALRVWASLIPTSRQWDNAVACIGETTASAAKRLGFRNIYYPTSPGLEGLKHLGARVEWLGE from the exons ATGTCTTCTCTCTCCTCCTTCTCTCCTCCGTTGACGTCGTCGTCTTCTTCCGCAACGCAGCAGCGGCGGAGTTGCTTCCGTCGTTCATACAGAGGCGGCGCGTGCGTTTCACTTTCATCGGTCACAATTTCGTGCTCGACGAAGGATCCGAAAGTTGTTGTCACCAGAGAACGCGGCAAGAATGGCAAGCTCATCAATGCTCTG GTCAGACATGGGATTGATTCTCTTGAGTTTCCTCTCATTCAGCACATGCACTTACCTGATCTAGACAGACTCACGTCTATATTAAGTG AGGCCACGTTTGACTGGATTATCATTACTTCACCAGAGGCGGGAAAGGTTTTTCTTGATGCTTGGAA AGCTGCTGGGACTCCATCTGTCAGAGTAGGGGTCGTTGGATCTGGTACAGCTTGCGTATTTGATGAAGCTGTTCAGTCTTCAAAGCAGTATCTTGATGTGGCATTTGCACCATCGAAGG CAACTGGCAAATTTTTAGCTTTAGAGCTTCCAAAGAATGGAAAGGACAAGTGCACTGTTCTCTATCCTGCTTCAGCAAAAGCCAGCACTGACATTG AGGAAGGACTTTTTGGGCGGGGATTCGAGGTTACTCGGCTGAACACATACACAAcg GCACCAGTTGATCATGTTGATCAATATTTTCTTGAACTAGCACTCTCTGCTCCTGTTGTTGCTGTAGCATCTCCTTCTGCCCTCAG GGTATGGGCTAGTCTTATTCCTACATCGAGACAGTGGGACAATGCTGTTGCATGTATTGGGGAGACGACAGCTTCTGCAGCTAAAAGACTTGGGTTCAGAAATATATACTATCCAACAAGTCCTGGTCTTGAAGG GCTCAAGCATTTAGGAGCTAGGGTTGAGTGGCTTGGTGAATGA
- the LOC129902402 gene encoding uncharacterized protein LOC129902402, producing the protein MVEDGRYEQYPWGKIAFSKLIKGMRQEFSNAKQIYRLGGMPYTLNVWIYECASQVPSEIAVRVGNKIPRILNWRVVAVKPKFETFMSTIFSEYPCSNIVQSQHEMESIVIHGSQQKPEVLTSAAKVNFRKPHEIPGFEDFSTTTPTELLKRSSHVADTSSPPPSKRMKTSPAKKPIQVETANMHKDFIPPNESEKPVSPDNVPGAKSAVGGESSGHSDQIIHMQFKALKTAIKKSLKRYVDRKFKHLENKIDSNHIDLLKAIDSMANRMTGTSSQRPEPSTMINQVDNISEQSISADVPELFDQQEDEPSVKIQKVDDVSQHNIVADDDVSAHQMEPQRADTDQLIADYDTLQNTGKKDGRVADDKTDKVEEQVEEIEKEKIKPSTSESNTSAPFSIKTLDVIDALIYGLPLPVMPLTAVSHEQVQDECLLRDSQLPTTLPSKANVLSGDAKIPFRRSRIPSKILQSPYLSNFGSSEKGKKNLSAVMHQDTPF; encoded by the exons ATGGTAGAAGATGGTAGGTATGAGCAATATCCATGGGGGAAAATAGCATTttcaaaattgataaaaggaaTGCGTCAGGAGTTTTCAAATGCCAAACAAATATATCGTCTAGGCGGCATGCCATACACTCTGAATGTTTGGATATATGAATGTGCATCTCAAGTTCCCTCTGAAATTGCTGTAAGAGTGGGTAataaaattcccagaattcttaACTGGCGTGTTGTCGCCGTGAAGCCAAAATTTGAGACCTTCATGTCTACCATCTTCAGTGAG TATCCATGCTCCAACATTGTCCAATCTCAACATGAAATGGAATCTATTGTCATTCATGGCAGCCAACAGAAACCTGAAGTTTTAACATCGGCTGCCAAGGTCAATTTCAGAAAACCTCATGAAATCCCTGGATTTGAGGACttttcaacaacaacacccaCAGAATTATTAAAAAGATCCAGTCATGTCGctgatacatcttctccacctcctTCCAAGAGAATGAAGACTTCCCCTGCTAAAAAgccaattcaagtagaaacagCCAACATGCACAAGGATTTCATACCACCAAATGAATCAGAAAAACCTGTTTCTCCTGACAATGTACCAGGGGCGAAGTCAGCTGTAGGAGGTGAATCTTCCGGTCATTCGgatcaaattattcatatgcaattcaaagCATTGAAGACGGCcataaagaagtctctaaagaGATAC gttGACCGGAAGTTCAAGCATTTGGAgaataaaattgattcaaatcacATTGATCTTTTGAAAGCCATCGACAGTATGGCGAATCGAATGACTGGCACATCATCTCAA aGACCTGAACCATCCACCATGATAAATCAGGTGGACAATATATCGGAACAAAGCATTTCAGCAGATGTTCCTGAATTATTTGATCAGCAA GAAGATGAACCATCCGTCAAGATACAAAAGGTGGATGATGTATCACAACATAACATTGTAGCAGATGAT GATGTATCAGCACACCAAATGGAACCACAAAGAGCAGATACTGATCAGCTTATTGCTGATTATGATACATTacag AACACTggaaagaaagatggaagagTAGCCGATGATAAAACTGACAAAGTAGAAGAGCAAGTTGAggagattgaaaaagaaaaaatcaaaccaagcaCATCAGAATCCAATACTTCAGCACCATTTTCGATCAAAACTCTGGATGTGATAGATGCTCTAATATACGGACTTCCATTACCAGTCATGCCATTGACAGCTGTTAGTCATGAGCAAGTTCAGGATGAATGTCTATTACGCGATAGCCAGCTACCAACCACTCTTCCATCAAAAGCCAATGTATTGTCTGGCGATGCAAAGATACCATTTCGAAGAAGCAGGATTCCTTCGAAGATCTTACAGTCACCGTATCTTTCAAACTTTGGGTCGagtgaaaaaggaaagaaaaatttgTCAGCTGTTATGCATCAAGACACACCCTTTTGA